The Helianthus annuus cultivar XRQ/B chromosome 11, HanXRQr2.0-SUNRISE, whole genome shotgun sequence region AAACAAAGATCTCATGAATGGTTCATGTTCAATGTAAGTTGTGTTTTAAAATAGCCTCTTAAAAATGTTTCATGCTCAAAAGTTGTGTTTTAGCTAGTCTGAATGGTTAGCACAATATGAACTACTAACGAGGTCTCATGAATTTTCATAATAAGTTATCACGGCTAtcgcaaaaaaaataaaataaaataaaataaaaaaaaataacaaagagAACCGACTTTTATACGTGCATATTCCTTTATATAAATCAGGGAATATTTTATTAGACAAAAACAAAGAAATATAAGAAATGTGCGCACGCACACTTACATAAGAACCACCATCACTAAGAAAGAACTTTAAAAATTGTGATCAATATTAGGGCCTCCGGGGACCAATCGTTAAGAACCGATGAAATTGGTATCAGGATTGGGGCCTCCGGGGACCAGTCGTTGAGAACCGATGAAATTGGTATCGGGATTGGGGCCACTGGGGACTAGTCGTTGAGAACCGATGAAGTTGGTATCGGGATTGGGGCCACTGGGGACTAGTCGTTGAGAACCAAAGAAGTTGGTATCGGGATTGGGGCCACTGGGGACTAGTCGTTGAGAACCGATGAAGTTGGTATCGGGATTGGGGCCACTGGGGACTAGTCGTTGAGAACCAATGAAGTTGGTATCGGGATTCGGGCCACTGGGGACTAGTCGTTGAGAACCGATGAAGTTGGTATCGGGATTGGGGTCACTGGGGACTAGTCGTTGAGAACCGATGAAGTTGGTATCGGGATTTGGACCACTAGGGACTAGTCGTTGAGAACCGATGAAGTTGGTATCAGGATTGGGGCCTCCAGGGACTAGTCGTAAAGAACCAATGAAATTGGTATCGGGATTGGGGCCTCCGGGGACTAGTCGTCGAGAAACGATGTGTGCTTCTGACATGACCCTCCTCTTATAACACTTCAATGCTAGCTTGTTAAACCCGTGTTTTTGCAATATACTACACATATCCTTTCTCGCTTTTATATCTACGTTTGATGGAGGTGCACATTGTGAAAGTGAGATGAAGGTCGACAAAACTAACAACAAGCAAAGGGTGGATTTGAAAAGACTGGCCATAGCGTCGAAAATGGGATGATTGTACAATCAAAACGATTCACTTATATAGGGAGACAAAGTTGGTAAATTGGAAACGATATTCTGACAATGAAACTTGCAAATATTAATAGCGTACAAGATTCgtaaaatctttatttttatttaaacttattTACTAACGTAATATTGTTATAAATTAGCTTGATTTAAAAATTTAAATGTCTATTTATTATGTGATACAAGTGAATAAGTATAAATGTTGTGCGTTACAAGTGAATaagtatttgtttattttattaaatgtTGTGCGTTACAAAAAATATATAGTGATGCAAAAATATTTATAGTAAAACTATTAATTAAATAGTGATTTGTTTCTTTACAAAGTAACTTATTTCGAAGAAGTAACAATATTAGAagaacttatttaaaaaaaaacttatttcgAAGAAGTAACGTAATGAAAGCATTAAGATGCGACACTTGTATTTTAGGTGAGATATATATAGACGTCTGTATAATAACATATCATACATGTCTAGTTACACAAAATATGTAGATAATTACGCAACACATGTGTATAGTTAAGCATTATTATATATAAGTACACAACATACGTATATAATTACGAATTGTTATAAGCAAAATTGAATCAACGTTTGTTTAGATAGCTAGCAATATTAGACTATGGAGTGTGGGGGACTTGAGTTGAGAGCATTGCTCGACACGTGGTAGTCGTGGACTTCACCAGTCCATATCCAAAAAAGTGGGGTGTGGAAGGGGCGAGGCCAGGCGACGTTGAGGTGCCATGTGGCAccaaattttgtttatttttattttttatattaatcATAGAATTTAATAAAGTAATTTTAAAAAcacttttttatttatattaaataactacaataaaaaaaatacattacatcacaaaaacaaaaatcaatcatcttcatcttcaatggAGTCGAATTTATGAAGTGTCGAAACAAAACAAATTTATCATACGAATTGCTTGAACTTTAAGAATccattgtatatatatttttttggagattggtagtggttttttgaatttttggatAGTAAAAATGAGTAAGAATTGTTTGATTTATATAGAATATaagtaaaagttttttttttaaaatagccGTTGGCCAATAGCCATACCAAACGACTAGCCCAACGGTCCTATCTCACCAGCCAATCCAAACTAGCCAACtcacctccccccccccccccgcgcggGCAGGCTTCAAACCCATGCCAGGGGGGCAACGCCGTGACCAACGCTGGCCCGATATGATTTAGCCAGCGTTGCTTGACATCTCCATCCCAACTCACGCCCCACACCCCGTGTTCTTATGCTTAGTTTAAAGACATTTAAGTTCTTGATTTTATAGTATACATGTTTAAACAAAAAAAAGGTCAACAATGAAGGCCGACTTCATGTTACGACTTTGACATCACTTAAATACTTTTATTTTATCTTATATTTGTAAACTGCCACCCTGCAAGAAAATTCACTCAAACTTGAAACTTCACGTATAATTACAATATATTCTAAGAAACTAAATATATTATACAATCACGTATAATTACAATATTCTAAGAAACTAAATATATTGTACAATGTACTAAAGGAAGAGGATAATAAGATATAATTCAAATCTTTTAAATTATTCCCTCCATTACTTCATGTATAATTACAATATTCTAAGAAACTAAATATATTGTACAAATGTATTAAAGGAAGAGGATAATAAGATTCTAAGAAACTAAATATATTGTACAATGTATTAAAGGAAGAGGATAATAAGATATAATTCAAATAATTTAAATTATACCCTCCATGAAATCTTCACATTTATGGAGTGTATATTTGGTATCTCCCATTTACTTGTAATTATATTGTATCATTCATATATATCGGTAACATATAAATACAAGAGAAAATGAGCAAACAAAGGAGAGATACCATATATACACTCAATAACTATAAAACTATGCATATTACAATGTAAGGGTGCACCGGGCATTATGCGGGGAGGCAAGCGGTGACCCAAGTTtccgagcgggaacaccgccgtCATTCCTGCG contains the following coding sequences:
- the LOC110933843 gene encoding uncharacterized protein LOC110933843; this encodes MASLFKSTLCLLLVLSTFISLSQCAPPSNVDIKARKDMCSILQKHGFNKLALKCYKRRVMSEAHIVSRRLVPGGPNPDTNFIGSLRLVPGGPNPDTNFIGSQRLVPSGPNPDTNFIGSQRLVPSDPNPDTNFIGSQRLVPSGPNPDTNFIGSQRLVPSGPNPDTNFIGSQRLVPSGPNPDTNFFGSQRLVPSGPNPDTNFIGSQRLVPSGPNPDTNFIGSQRLVPGGPNPDTNFIGS